The following are encoded together in the Rana temporaria chromosome 12, aRanTem1.1, whole genome shotgun sequence genome:
- the ARL4D gene encoding ADP-ribosylation factor-like protein 4D, whose amino-acid sequence MGNHLTEIAPNASFLPAFHTLHVVVIGLDSAGKTSLLYRLKFKEFVKCVPTKGFNMEKIKAPVVNSKPITFQVWDVGGQEKLRPLWKSYTRRTDGLVFVVDSSEKERMEEAKVELHKITRTSENQGVPVLILANKQDVADAASVSEVEKLLGAHELGTSTLSHIQGCSAVDGRGLPQGLEKLYEMILKRKKMLRHSKKKR is encoded by the coding sequence ATGGGGAATCACCTTACCGAGATTGCCCCCAATGCCTCCTTTCTCCCAGCCTTTCACACTCTACACGTGGTCGTCATTGGGTTGGACTCTGCTGGAAAGACCTCCCTCTTGTATAGACTCAAGTTTAAGGAGTTTGTGAAATGTGTTCCCACCAAGGGCTTCAATATGGAAAAAATCAAGGCCCCGGTTGTGAATTCGAAGCCAATCACTTTTCAGGTCTGGGATGTCGGTGGCCAAGAGAAACTTAGACCTTTATGGAAATCCTACACCAGAAGGACTGATGGCCTGGTGTTTGTTGTGGATTCTTCTGAAAAAGAACGCATGGAGGAAGCCAAAGTGGAACTCCACAAAATTACAAGGACTTCTGAGAACCAAGGAGTACCCGTTTTAATCCTTGCTAACAAGCAGGACGTGGCGGATGCCGCTTCTGTATCGGAAGTGGAGAAGTTACTAGGTGCTCATGAACTCGGCACGTCCACCTTGAGTCACATTCAGGGCTGTAGCGCTGTGGACGGCCGAGGTTTGCCCCAAGGACTGGAGAAACTCTATGAGATGATCCTGAAGAGGAAGAAGATGCTGAGGCACAGCAAAAAGAAGCGATAA